A single genomic interval of Amblyomma americanum isolate KBUSLIRL-KWMA chromosome 11, ASM5285725v1, whole genome shotgun sequence harbors:
- the LOC144110959 gene encoding solute carrier family 35 member E1 homolog — translation MASNASHTTEIVKVVILCVIWYCISSGNNVVGKVVLNSFPYPLTVTMVQLFSITVYSGPVFALWGIRPYLDLEWGSYMRCIVPLACGKFVSSLTSHVSLWKVPVSYAHTVKATMPLFTVVLSRIILKEKQTWTVYLSLLPIIFGVMVATMTEISFDMIGLISALVSTIGFSLQNIYTKKVIRDTNLHYLRLLHTFARLALIFFIPVWIIFDARRFSKDTSLFMQSDGFTVLLLLFLDGALNFAQNLVAFTVLNMVSPLTYSVCNATKRIAVIGVSLVMLHNPVTPLNVFGMLTAVLGVLCYNKAKYDANKAARKSLPLSSQDLNPLLRTADQHKPVANGLNGTLHLLSPYNEKLMGL, via the exons ATGGCCTCGAACGCGTCTCACACGACCGAGATCGTGAAAGTCGTGATCCTGTGCGTGATCTGGTACTGTATCAGTTCGGGCAACAACGTTGTCGGCAAGGTTGTGCTCAACAGCTTTCCATATCCGCTGACTGTGACCATGGTCCAGCTGTTTTCCATCACGGTGTACTCTGGCCCCGTGTTCGCGCTGTGGGGTATCAGACCATACTTGGACCTCGAATGGGGCTCGTACATGCGCTGCATTGTGCCACTAGCGTGCGGCAAGTTTGTCAGCTCGCTCACGTCACATGTCAGCCTGTGGAAGGTGCCGGTCTCCTACGCGCACACAG TAAAAGCCACCATGCCTCTATTCACTGTAGTTTTATCTAGGATCATTTTGAAGGAAAAGCAGACGTGGACG GTGTATCTATCGCTGCTGCCCATAATCTTTGGCGTCATGGTTGCAACCATGACCGAGATTTCCTTTGACATGATTGGCCTCATCAGTGCTCTGGTGTCGACCATCGGCTTCTCACTGCAGAACATATACACCAAAAAG GTGATTCGCGATACCAACCTTCATTATCTACGGCTGCTGCACACCTTCGCGAGGCTGGCGCTCATCTTCTTCATCCCAGTATGGATTATATTTGATGCACGCCGCTTCAGCAAGGACACTTCTCTG TTCATGCAGTCAGACGGATTTACAGTGTTGCTACTGCTGTTTTTGGATGGAGCGCTCAACTTTGCCCAGAACCTGGTTGCCTTCACTGTGCTCAACATGGTCTCCCCGCTTACCTATTCTGTGTGTAATGCGACGAAGCGGATTGCAGTCATTGGTGTCTCTCTCGTCATGCTACACAACCCGGTGACCCCTCTGAACGTATTCGGCATGCTCACTGCAGTACTAGGCGTTCTGTGCTATAACAAG GCAAAGTATGACGCAAACAAAGCAGCGCGGAAGTCACTGCCCCTGTCTTCGCAGGATCTGAATCCCTTGCTCAGGACTGCTGACCAACACAAGCCTGTAGCCAATGGCTTGAATGGAACACTCCATCTTCTCAGCCCGTACAACGAAAAACTCATGGGTCTTTGA
- the LOC144111482 gene encoding uncharacterized protein LOC144111482: protein MWFVFAYGARKFSPPSSSNSEERTLPAVCGTSCFRCSQGQWKAFIVVFHSSSLGIIRLCASDTMAPCLLDERGPLLARVHTRRRYLGVAFRAGTRPVVTAAHGASLSTFPASWCSARGYSSQALQLPGTR, encoded by the exons ATGTGGTTTGTGTTTGCATACGGtgctcggaaattctcgccaccctcgtccagcaactccgaagaacggacgctgcctgcggtctgcggcacatcgtgtttccgctgcagccaaggtcagTGGAAAGCTTTCATTGTCGTATTTCACAGCTCCAGCTTGGGCATCATCCGTCTCTGCGCTTCAGATACTATGGCGCCATGCCTGCTAG aTGAGCGCGGTCCGCTTCTCGCGCGCGTGCATACGCGCAGGAGGTACCTTGGTGTGGCGTTTCGAGCTGGAACCAGACCCGTTGTCACAGCTGCTCACGGTGCCAGTCTTTCCACGTTCCCTGCTTCTTGGTGCTCTGCGCGAGGCTATTCCTCACAAGCCCTGCAGTTGCCGG GTACGCGCTGA